A genome region from Panicum virgatum strain AP13 chromosome 4K, P.virgatum_v5, whole genome shotgun sequence includes the following:
- the LOC120702755 gene encoding ALBINO3-like protein 2, chloroplastic translates to MALAIRLLGRRRFLQPPLAAAVAHLSAATQNPRHHHHNLPLHTPTLPLPPREIPPFALQSRSFSWYSRSSSGSGPSPGTPAADTPGEEAYTEKESVFLDNAHIFDGEENVASAAGAAADAVGGAGGATAEGVGGVSELAVSTMSELMDGFHNLTGLPWWIAISLSTVAMRLLILPTLIVQLQKTAKIGQIMQKLSSSLPPPQPGSNFREQYLLFRRKREELGCPSFLWNFAYFSVQFPCFILWMMSIRSMCLNHHPGFDNGGILWFHDLTEFPHGTLGPIFPILVAGLHYLNVQISFQGSQIKHLPGIFGLLLKYYRIYLDVLTIPLFLIAYVIPQGSLVYWTTNGLFSVAQQLSLRNGAVRKLLGLPYIRAQVGSRAEKSPLEGSKTMQRSLLEDADLQKELTPSDNGTAIESTTSNFVLESMEENISMSSSPEELLEQALQYLGTGRRDQAIPLIRTAVERNPDLSTALIGMGQTLFSNRLFPEASECFKHAIEKIQEDDPLLVLALFGAGLSHERQGDNEMAIKLLRRIAELKEPEKPINKTCYFQGMVILGSILSKEGRNSEAAKYLQMAIAYDPSVERLLKECEEGMDDQPKSEEK, encoded by the exons ATGGCGCTGGCGATCCgcctcctcggccgccgccggttcctccagccaccgctcgccgccgccgttgcccacCTCTCCGCCGCTACCCAGAACCCCAGACACCATCACCACAACCTCCCTCTTCATACTCCCACTCTCCCGTTGCCCCCTCGCGAGATCCCCCCTTTCGCTCTCCAATCGCGAAGCTTCTCGTGGTACTCCCGCTCTAGCTCCGGGTCGGGCCCCAGTCCGGGAACCCCTGCCGCGGACACTCCCGGAGAGGAAGCGTACACTGAGAAGGAAAGCGTATTCTTGGACAACGCGCATATCTTTGATGGCGAGGAAAATGTCGCCAGCGCGGCGGGCGCTGCAGCGGATGCCGTGGGAGGTGCCGGCGGCGCCACGGCCGAAGGTGTTGGAGGAGTGTCAGAACTGGCTGTCAGCACAATGTCGGAGCTCATGGACGGGTTCCATAACCTCACTGGACTGCCGTG GTGGATAGCGATCTCCCTTTCAACTGTGGCCATGAGACTGTTGATACTTCCTACCCTCATAGTACAGCTTCAGAAGACTGCTAAAATTGGTCAAATAATGCAAAAAT TGTCCTCTTCATTACCCCCTCCTCAGCCGGGAAGTAACTTCCGTGAACAGTACCTTCTGTTCCGGAGGAAAAGGGAGGAGCTTGGCTGTCCCTCCTTTTTATGGAATTTTGCCTATTTTTCAGTACAG TTCCCTTGCTTTATTCTTTGGATGATGAGCATTCGGAGTATGTGCTTGAATCATCACCCAGGATTTGATAAT GGTGGTATTCTGTGGTTCCATGACTTGACTGAGTTTCCACATGGCACTCTAGGTCCTATCTTTCCTATCTTAGTTGCTGGTCTCCATTATTTAAATGTTCAG ATTTCTTTTCAGGGGTCCCAGATCAAACATCTTCCAGGAATTTTCGGCTTGCTGTTAAAG TACTATAGAATATACTTGGATGTGCTGACTATCCCTTTGTTTCTTATCGCGTATGTGATCCCTCAG GGAAGCCTGGTGTACTGGACTACAAATGGTTTATTTTCTGTAGCTCAG CAATTGTCCCTAAGAAATGGTGCTGTACGCAAGCTATTGGGATTGCCATATATTAGAGCTCAGGTTGGTAGCAGAGCAGAAAAGTCTCCTCTTGAGGGCTCTAAGACGATGCAG CGGTCACTTCTTGAAGATGCTGACTTGCAAAAGGAATTGACACCTTCTGATAATGGAACTGCCATTGAGAGTACAACGTCTAATTTTGTACTGGAAAGTATGGAAGAAAATATATCCATGTCCAGTTCACCTGAAGAGCTACTTGAA CAAGCATTACAGTATCTGGGAACTGGTCGGCGAGATCAAGCTATTCCACTGATCAG GACAGCAGTAGAGAGAAACCCAGATCTGTCTACAGCGTTGATTGGAATGGGACAAACCCTGTTCTCAAACAGATTGTTTCCTGAAGCCTCAGAATGTTTTAAACATGCTATAGAAAAG ATTCAAGAAGATGACCCTCTTCTTGTACTTGCACTTTTCGGGGCAGGTCTTTCACATGAGCGGCAG GGGGATAATGAGATGGCAATCAAGCTCCTTCGGAGAATAGCAGAGCTCAAGGAACCGGAAAAGCCCATCAACAAAACGTGCTACTTCCAAGGGATGGTTATTTTGGGAAG TATATTATCCAAAGAAGGCCGGAACTCTGAGGCTGCCAAATATTTGCAGATGGCTATTGCTTACGATCCTTCTGTAGAAAGACTTCTGAAGGAATGTGAGGAAGGAATGGATGATCAACCGAAGTCAGAGGAAAAATGA
- the LOC120702757 gene encoding uncharacterized protein LOC120702757, whose translation MVVVSGGGGNAWAKEMTIRRRIASIFNKTRDHFPTLKDYNDYLEEVEDMTFNLIEGIDVEAIEAKIARYQKENAEQIFLSRAKRAEDLAAALKASRMNPVKTDADDTAAGSSQGISGGTGVQGEYAPAAVPGGLAQPRPMGMAPQPIGGRSDPLQGDDEETRRLRAERAARAGGWTIELSKRRAMEEAFSAIFL comes from the exons ATGGTGGTGGTGTCCGGCGGCGGGGGGAACGCGTGGGCAAAGGAGATGACCATCCGCCGCAGGATAGCCAGCAT ATTCAACAAGACGCGGGATCATTTCCCTACTCTGAAGGACTACAACGATTATCTGGAAGAAGTTGAGGATATGA CTTTCAACCTGATCGAAGGGATAGATGTCGAAGCGATTGAAGCTAAAATTGCAAGATACCAGAAGGAAAATGCAGAGCAGATATTCTTGTCCCGAGCGAAAAGG GCTGAAGATCTTGCAGCTGCACTAAAAGCAAGCAGAATGAACCCTGTAAAGACCGACGCTGATGATACG GCTGCTGGGAGTTCCCAGGGTATTAGTGGTGGGACTGGAGTTCAGGGCGAGTATGCGCCTGCTGCTGTCCCTGGCGGGCTGGCTCAGCCTCGTCCCATGGGTATGGCTCCCCAACCAATCGGAGGTCGGTCAGATCCTCTTCAAGGAGACGATGAGGAGACCAGGAGACTACGTGCGGAGAGAGCAGCACGAGCAGGCGGATGGACTATTGAATTGAGTAAGAGGAGAGCAATGGAGGAGGCGTTTAGTGCCATATTCCTCTAG